One Rhodoferax ferrireducens T118 DNA segment encodes these proteins:
- a CDS encoding branched-chain amino acid ABC transporter permease, which produces MEFYTISLLNGISYGMLLFMLSSGLTLIFSMMGVLNFAHASFYMLGAYFAYTVTSLIGFWAALLVAPVLVGLVGAAFEKYFLRRVHKFGHVPELLITFGLSYIILELVQLVWGRSSVDYRVPVALDGPLFTLFGTQFPMYRGFMMGVALLMLMAIWLLLTRTRIGLVIQAALTHPEMVEALGHNVPRVFMLVFGGGCALAGLAGVIGGNAYVTEPSMAFSVGGVIFVVVVVGGMGSLAGAFLASILIGVLQTFAVAIDASLMSALQTVGVTLTPSTFGYALWKLKLSQVAPILPYLFLVLILIFRPKGLLGTREG; this is translated from the coding sequence ATGGAGTTCTATACCATTTCACTGCTGAACGGCATCAGTTACGGCATGCTGCTGTTCATGCTGAGTTCCGGGCTTACGCTGATCTTCAGCATGATGGGCGTTCTCAATTTCGCCCATGCTTCCTTTTACATGTTGGGCGCCTATTTCGCGTACACGGTCACTTCGCTGATTGGATTCTGGGCGGCCCTGCTGGTGGCGCCTGTGTTGGTCGGCCTGGTTGGCGCTGCGTTTGAAAAGTATTTTCTGCGCCGGGTTCACAAGTTTGGGCACGTCCCTGAACTGTTGATCACCTTTGGCCTGAGTTACATCATTCTGGAATTGGTGCAACTGGTGTGGGGACGCAGCTCGGTGGACTACCGGGTGCCGGTGGCGCTGGATGGCCCCCTGTTCACCCTTTTCGGCACCCAATTTCCGATGTACCGTGGTTTTATGATGGGTGTCGCGTTATTGATGTTGATGGCCATCTGGCTGTTGCTCACCCGCACGCGGATCGGTCTGGTGATTCAGGCGGCCCTGACGCACCCGGAGATGGTGGAGGCCTTGGGGCATAACGTGCCGCGGGTCTTCATGCTGGTTTTTGGCGGTGGCTGTGCGCTGGCGGGCCTGGCGGGTGTGATTGGTGGCAATGCCTATGTGACGGAGCCGAGCATGGCATTTTCGGTGGGCGGTGTCATCTTTGTGGTGGTTGTGGTTGGCGGCATGGGCTCCTTGGCTGGTGCGTTTCTGGCCTCCATACTCATTGGTGTTTTGCAGACTTTTGCGGTGGCCATTGATGCGTCCCTGATGTCGGCGCTGCAGACGGTTGGTGTGACACTGACGCCCTCAACATTCGGCTACGCGTTGTGGAAGCTCAAGCTCAGCCAGGTAGCGCCTATCTTGCCGTATCTGTTTTTGGTGCTCATCCTTATTTTCCGGCCCAAGGGTCTTCTTGGCACGCGGGAGGGCTGA